In the genome of Bacteroidales bacterium, one region contains:
- a CDS encoding T9SS type A sorting domain-containing protein yields the protein MNTIAKSILAVLVVTLSVTAKAQNFNATYTYDANGNRITATVVYLSKSPTVPSPKVDDQLPIDPQTTLKINIFPNPTEGLLQVELSGVTDEQISAPSNAIRIFDTQGRLLFAISPISTSNTVDLSNYNDGTYIMQLFFAGKMRSFKIVKG from the coding sequence ATGAATACAATAGCTAAAAGTATACTAGCAGTCCTAGTTGTAACGCTAAGCGTTACAGCTAAGGCTCAAAATTTTAACGCCACCTACACATACGATGCCAATGGCAACAGGATAACTGCTACGGTGGTTTACCTGTCCAAATCGCCAACAGTTCCCTCACCTAAGGTTGATGATCAACTTCCCATTGATCCACAAACTACCCTTAAGATTAATATATTCCCCAACCCTACCGAAGGGTTGCTGCAAGTAGAACTTAGCGGAGTAACCGATGAACAGATTAGCGCACCAAGCAACGCTATTAGGATATTTGACACTCAGGGAAGGCTTCTATTTGCCATAAGTCCAATTAGCACCTCCAACACCGTTGACCTTTCCAACTACAACGATGGTACATACATCATGCAGCTCTTCTTTGCAGGTAAAATGAGGAGTTTTAAAATTGTGAAAGGCTAA
- a CDS encoding saccharopine dehydrogenase has protein sequence MKKIFVIGAGLSSSDLIKYLLDNATALDWTVKVGDLSLETAKKKINNHPKGIAVLFDINDQKQLKDEVAWADIIVSMLPAFMHPAVAKECVSQGKHMATASYVSDAMRALDAEVKQKGLTILNEFGVDPGIDHMSAMKVIDEIKDKGGKLLGFISNTGGLIAPESDNNPWNYKFTWNPRNVVLAGQGVAQFIENGQYKFIPYHRLYSRARTFSVLNYGDFEMYPNRDSLSYRKVYDLNDIQTLIRGTLRKAGYCKAWNVFVQLGATDDTYKIPESENLTNRSFINSFLAYDSKLSVEEKIKKEVAEANDPVVFEKLKWLGIFEDKKVGLPNASPAQVLQKILEEKLFLGSDDKDMIVMQHIFDYELKGKKFRKKSSMVIIGKDTVHTAMSITVGTPLAIAIKLLLTGVIKDKGVVIPTKPNLYLPILKELEAFGVKFIEEESEI, from the coding sequence ATGAAAAAAATCTTTGTAATAGGTGCAGGATTATCCTCTTCGGACCTAATTAAATATCTTCTTGATAATGCTACGGCGTTGGATTGGACAGTTAAAGTTGGTGATCTGTCGTTAGAAACTGCTAAGAAAAAGATTAACAACCACCCAAAGGGAATTGCTGTTCTATTCGATATTAACGATCAAAAGCAGCTAAAGGATGAGGTTGCTTGGGCTGATATCATTGTTTCCATGCTACCTGCATTTATGCACCCAGCCGTTGCTAAGGAGTGTGTTAGCCAAGGAAAGCATATGGCTACTGCATCATACGTATCGGATGCAATGAGGGCGTTGGATGCAGAGGTTAAGCAGAAAGGGTTAACCATTCTTAATGAGTTTGGTGTTGATCCGGGAATCGATCACATGTCCGCAATGAAAGTGATTGATGAAATCAAGGATAAAGGAGGAAAACTCCTAGGTTTTATAAGCAATACAGGTGGACTTATTGCTCCCGAAAGTGATAATAACCCTTGGAACTACAAGTTTACTTGGAATCCTCGCAATGTAGTGCTTGCAGGTCAGGGTGTTGCTCAATTCATCGAGAATGGGCAGTATAAATTTATCCCATATCATCGTTTATACAGCCGTGCTAGAACATTTTCTGTTTTGAATTATGGCGATTTTGAGATGTACCCAAACAGGGACTCCCTAAGCTATAGAAAGGTTTACGATTTAAATGATATTCAAACCCTAATCAGAGGTACATTACGCAAGGCAGGTTATTGTAAGGCTTGGAATGTTTTTGTTCAGCTAGGTGCAACCGATGATACTTACAAAATTCCAGAAAGTGAGAATTTAACAAATAGGAGTTTCATCAACAGTTTCCTTGCTTATGATTCTAAACTATCGGTTGAGGAAAAAATAAAGAAAGAGGTTGCAGAAGCCAATGATCCTGTTGTTTTCGAAAAACTGAAATGGTTAGGAATTTTTGAGGATAAAAAGGTAGGTTTACCTAATGCTAGCCCTGCTCAGGTATTACAGAAGATTCTGGAGGAAAAACTATTCCTTGGCTCCGATGATAAGGATATGATTGTAATGCAACACATATTCGATTATGAATTAAAGGGCAAGAAATTCAGGAAAAAATCATCGATGGTAATTATTGGTAAGGATACCGTTCATACTGCTATGTCAATAACCGTTGGAACACCACTTGCAATTGCCATTAAATTGTTACTAACAGGTGTGATAAAAGACAAGGGTGTTGTTATTCCTACTAAACCAAATCTTTACCTTCCAATACTTAAGGAACTTGAAGCGTTTGGAGTGAAATTTATTGAGGAGGAATCAGAAATTTAA
- a CDS encoding TonB-dependent receptor plug domain-containing protein translates to MRTGLFILLLFIGKLADGEIKTYLSCHVFEIPFSEFTSIIYQQTEINVFYDEDLVKQIKVTLDVDSISVESALKIALKNTGLIASAWHNDFIILSGEKLISKLPDFEKLIDNKVVSGITHQNITETETKYVTGRKANAVQTIRVGRNGIIGNSINAKILGRIFDQETGAPVLDATIFIVENGKGAVTDKDGYFSLVINPGKYNARIESLGHEKKNVFLEILSDGEFKFELRKEDILIEEIVVRGDRQTNVKSKDSGLEKIASKTIKEIPMMMGERDILRVSSLLPGIVSVGEGSSGLNVRGGSSDQNAFYIDKIPIYNTSHLFGFFPAFNSDIIKDFSVYKGYIPPQFGGRLSSVFNIITREANRKRFTAHGGINPITGFVTVEGPLIKDSLTVLFSARSSYSDWLLSKIKDPTIRNSSAGFNDFSASFNYAMKKSQLSCLIYSSNDKFRLSDINKYRYSNLGASINYQYVFNTSIKSDFTIIGSEYSFETVDNQSASSAYKHNYKIGHYEIRSDITQVISNKSTLTYGANVILYKLDRGSVRPYGNYSLRNIIDLGKEKGVESALYISNKYNILPRITLSFGLRQSFFTPIGPKTIYTYENGFPRELGYVNDSMNFASNKPIKWYFSPEIRANINFQTDKNGSIKLAFNQMQQNLFMLNNTIALSPNTQWKLADYHIKPSKSAQVSLGVFRNIPKQGLEASIEVYLKRTNNYPEFKDGANFLSTPAVETSILQGNQGAYGIEFFLKRSGKKLDGWLSYTYSKSVVQINGPNSWDKINEGDPYPSNFDIPHVLNALINYHFSRRFIISTVTTYQSGRPITYPQSVYYINGIQYIDYSKRNKYNIPDFFRIDASVTIEGNLKKNKFLHSSFMFSVYNLTGRKNPYSIYFKSEDGLIKCYKYSVIGIPLFTITWLFKLGNYASD, encoded by the coding sequence GTGAGAACAGGTCTCTTTATTTTACTCCTTTTTATTGGTAAACTAGCTGATGGTGAGATTAAAACATATCTATCATGCCATGTATTTGAAATCCCTTTTTCGGAATTTACCAGTATAATTTACCAGCAAACGGAAATCAATGTTTTTTATGATGAAGATTTGGTTAAACAAATCAAAGTAACTTTGGATGTGGATAGTATCAGTGTTGAATCTGCCTTAAAAATTGCTTTAAAAAATACAGGTCTTATAGCCTCTGCTTGGCACAATGATTTTATAATACTTTCGGGGGAAAAACTTATTTCAAAACTACCCGATTTTGAGAAGTTAATCGATAATAAAGTCGTTTCAGGGATTACACACCAGAATATAACTGAAACGGAAACTAAGTATGTAACTGGAAGAAAGGCAAATGCTGTACAAACTATTCGAGTTGGGAGAAATGGAATAATTGGAAATAGTATTAATGCAAAGATTCTTGGAAGAATATTTGATCAGGAAACAGGCGCACCTGTTTTGGATGCAACAATTTTCATTGTTGAAAATGGGAAAGGAGCAGTTACAGATAAAGATGGTTATTTTTCATTGGTAATTAACCCAGGTAAGTATAACGCAAGAATTGAAAGCCTTGGGCACGAAAAGAAAAATGTCTTTCTTGAAATTCTTTCCGATGGAGAGTTTAAATTTGAATTAAGAAAAGAGGATATTCTTATTGAAGAGATTGTAGTTCGTGGTGATCGACAAACAAATGTTAAATCTAAAGATTCTGGACTGGAAAAAATAGCTTCAAAAACTATAAAAGAAATTCCAATGATGATGGGGGAAAGGGATATTCTTAGAGTATCAAGTTTACTTCCAGGGATTGTAAGTGTAGGGGAAGGTTCTTCTGGTTTAAATGTTCGAGGTGGAAGTTCGGATCAGAATGCGTTTTATATTGATAAGATACCGATTTATAATACATCTCATCTTTTTGGTTTTTTCCCTGCCTTTAATTCCGATATTATTAAAGATTTCTCGGTTTATAAAGGATATATACCTCCACAGTTTGGTGGTAGGCTATCATCAGTTTTTAATATAATTACTCGTGAGGCAAATCGCAAACGTTTTACTGCACATGGAGGGATTAACCCTATTACTGGCTTTGTAACTGTTGAAGGCCCCTTGATTAAAGATTCACTAACAGTGCTTTTTAGCGCACGTTCTTCCTATTCCGATTGGTTATTATCGAAAATTAAGGATCCAACCATTAGGAATAGTAGTGCAGGATTCAATGATTTTTCTGCTTCATTTAATTATGCAATGAAGAAATCGCAACTTTCTTGTTTGATATATAGCAGTAATGACAAATTTCGTCTTTCAGACATAAATAAATATCGGTATTCAAACTTAGGAGCATCAATTAATTATCAATATGTTTTTAATACTTCAATTAAAAGCGATTTTACAATAATTGGTTCTGAGTATTCTTTTGAAACAGTAGATAATCAATCGGCTTCCTCGGCGTATAAGCATAATTATAAAATTGGCCATTATGAAATACGAAGTGATATTACTCAGGTAATCAGCAATAAGTCGACATTAACATACGGTGCAAATGTAATTTTATATAAACTTGACAGGGGTTCTGTTCGTCCTTATGGCAATTATTCGTTAAGAAATATTATTGACCTTGGAAAAGAGAAAGGTGTTGAAAGTGCTTTGTACATATCCAATAAGTACAATATTTTACCTCGAATAACCCTTTCATTTGGATTAAGACAATCTTTTTTTACACCTATTGGCCCTAAAACTATTTATACCTATGAAAATGGTTTCCCAAGAGAATTAGGGTATGTAAATGATTCCATGAACTTTGCATCTAACAAACCAATAAAATGGTATTTTTCCCCAGAAATTAGGGCAAATATCAATTTTCAAACGGATAAAAACGGATCTATTAAGTTGGCATTTAATCAGATGCAGCAGAATTTATTTATGCTAAATAACACAATTGCCCTATCTCCAAACACACAGTGGAAATTAGCCGATTACCATATCAAACCATCTAAAAGCGCTCAAGTTTCTCTGGGAGTTTTTCGGAATATCCCCAAACAGGGATTGGAGGCCTCAATTGAAGTCTATTTAAAAAGAACAAATAATTATCCTGAGTTTAAGGATGGTGCAAATTTTCTAAGTACCCCCGCCGTTGAAACATCAATTTTACAAGGCAATCAGGGCGCTTATGGGATAGAGTTCTTTTTAAAGAGAAGTGGTAAAAAACTTGATGGGTGGTTATCCTACACCTATTCAAAATCAGTTGTTCAAATTAATGGCCCGAATTCATGGGATAAAATAAATGAGGGTGATCCGTACCCTTCCAACTTTGATATTCCTCATGTTCTGAATGCGCTTATTAATTACCATTTTAGTCGTAGATTTATTATTTCAACAGTTACAACTTACCAATCGGGGAGACCCATTACATACCCTCAATCAGTCTACTATATTAATGGAATACAGTATATTGATTACTCTAAACGTAACAAGTATAATATCCCTGATTTTTTTAGAATAGATGCATCTGTTACTATTGAAGGTAATCTTAAAAAGAACAAATTCCTTCACAGTTCTTTTATGTTTAGCGTTTATAACTTGACAGGTCGCAAAAATCCTTACTCAATATATTTTAAATCAGAAGATGGTCTAATTAAGTGCTATAAGTATTCCGTTATTGGAATACCTTTGTTTACAATCACTTGGCTGTTTAAACTTGGTAACTATGCATCAGATTAA
- a CDS encoding DUF4249 domain-containing protein produces MHQIKNILLWGILILLLSTCIEPFSPNLGSDSITKYVVYGQITDQEGFQTVSVSMSSTVEKQKYNPLSGCTISIFDNHGNVFTLNESGKGNYRVWIAAEYLKPGNSYQVKVLTSSGIEIVSDFDQMPKCPEIDSVYYVRKNIPTTNPSEPLQGIQFYVDLNGNDSVSRYYRWDIDETWEHHANYPKIYFWNKKSIVVINPPDYSKYYCWTTRKLGNVFTLSTKDLAQNRFSMYQLHFVDNQTQRLTYCYSLWVNQIALSEPAYIYWDKLRINSNELGGLYEVQPLRIKGNLKSTTNPELEILGYFNASSVKAKRYFFRDIKNLELYKPKCEPRVIMPGDLSREETRYLFPMGGGFGIIEDECVECNYWGGTTVKPDYWPY; encoded by the coding sequence ATGCATCAGATTAAAAATATCCTTTTGTGGGGTATTCTAATATTATTACTTTCAACCTGCATTGAGCCCTTTTCTCCAAACCTAGGAAGCGACTCTATAACAAAATATGTTGTGTATGGTCAAATTACGGATCAAGAAGGTTTTCAAACTGTTTCTGTTTCAATGTCATCCACTGTTGAAAAGCAAAAATATAATCCTTTGTCTGGGTGTACCATAAGTATTTTTGATAACCATGGTAATGTATTTACCTTGAATGAATCTGGGAAGGGTAATTATAGGGTTTGGATAGCAGCAGAGTATTTAAAACCAGGAAACTCTTACCAAGTCAAGGTGTTAACTTCATCAGGTATTGAGATTGTTTCGGATTTTGATCAAATGCCCAAATGCCCCGAGATCGATTCTGTTTATTATGTTAGGAAAAATATACCCACCACTAATCCATCTGAACCGTTACAAGGAATACAGTTTTATGTTGACTTAAATGGGAACGACTCTGTTAGTCGATATTATAGGTGGGATATTGATGAGACATGGGAGCATCATGCCAACTACCCTAAAATATATTTTTGGAACAAGAAATCAATAGTTGTGATTAACCCTCCTGATTATTCCAAATACTACTGTTGGACTACTCGGAAGTTAGGAAATGTTTTTACACTTTCAACAAAAGATCTTGCTCAAAACAGGTTCAGCATGTATCAACTTCATTTTGTAGATAATCAAACACAAAGGCTTACATATTGTTATAGCCTTTGGGTTAATCAAATTGCCTTAAGCGAACCTGCCTATATTTATTGGGATAAGCTTAGAATAAATAGTAATGAATTGGGTGGTTTATATGAGGTTCAACCATTACGCATTAAAGGAAACCTAAAAAGCACCACAAATCCAGAATTAGAAATATTAGGGTATTTCAATGCCTCATCGGTTAAAGCGAAAAGATATTTTTTTCGAGATATTAAAAACTTAGAACTATATAAACCCAAATGCGAACCACGAGTTATAATGCCTGGTGATCTAAGTAGAGAAGAAACTAGATACTTGTTTCCCATGGGAGGTGGGTTCGGAATTATTGAAGATGAATGTGTAGAATGTAATTATTGGGGGGGAACAACTGTAAAACCTGATTATTGGCCTTACTAA
- a CDS encoding DUF4249 domain-containing protein has protein sequence MYQIKNILLWGILILLLSTCIEPFSLNLGSDSTQKYVVYGQITDQEGFQTVSVSMSSTVENQKYNPLSGCTINISDNHGNIFTLNEFEKGNYRVWIAAEYLKPGNSYQVKVLTSSGIDIVSDFDQMPECPEIDSVYYIRKDIPTTDPTKPLQGIQFYVDLNRKDTDSHYYRWDIDETWEHHAKFPKTLYWNTRTIVITDPPDFSKYYCWTTKKLGNVFTLSTKNLTQNRYSMYQLHFVDNQTQRLTYCYSLLINQIALSESAYVYWDKLRINTNELGGLYEVQPLRVKGNLKSTTNPELEILGFFNASSVKTKRFFFQNINNIDLYYNKCTSRPIQPRELNREDPKYLVMTGRGIEIMEDACVECDFFGGSIVKPDYWPY, from the coding sequence ATGTATCAGATTAAAAATATCCTTTTGTGGGGTATTCTTATATTATTACTTTCAACTTGTATTGAGCCCTTTTCTCTAAACCTGGGAAGTGACTCTACACAAAAATACGTTGTGTATGGTCAAATCACTGATCAAGAAGGTTTTCAAACTGTTTCCGTTTCAATGTCGTCTACTGTTGAAAATCAAAAATATAATCCCTTGTCTGGGTGTACCATAAATATTTCTGATAACCATGGTAATATATTTACCTTGAATGAGTTTGAGAAGGGTAATTATAGGGTTTGGATAGCGGCAGAGTATTTAAAACCAGGAAACTCTTACCAAGTCAAGGTATTGACTTCATCAGGTATTGATATTGTCTCGGACTTTGATCAAATGCCCGAATGCCCTGAAATAGATTCTGTTTACTACATCAGAAAGGATATACCTACTACGGATCCAACTAAACCTTTACAAGGAATACAGTTTTATGTCGATTTAAATAGGAAAGACACGGATAGCCATTACTATCGATGGGATATAGATGAAACATGGGAGCATCATGCGAAATTCCCTAAAACATTATATTGGAATACTAGAACAATAGTAATAACTGATCCTCCTGATTTTTCCAAATACTATTGTTGGACTACTAAAAAATTGGGAAATGTTTTTACTCTCTCAACCAAAAATCTTACTCAGAATAGATACAGTATGTATCAGCTTCATTTTGTGGATAATCAAACACAAAGACTGACGTACTGTTACAGCCTTCTGATTAATCAAATTGCTTTAAGCGAGTCCGCCTATGTATACTGGGACAAACTTCGAATTAATACTAATGAATTGGGTGGTTTATATGAGGTGCAGCCGTTGCGCGTAAAAGGAAACCTAAAAAGCACCACAAATCCAGAATTAGAAATATTAGGATTCTTCAACGCCTCTTCTGTTAAAACGAAAAGATTTTTTTTCCAAAACATAAATAATATTGATTTATATTACAACAAATGTACTTCACGTCCCATACAGCCACGTGAGTTAAATAGAGAAGATCCTAAATACTTAGTTATGACTGGTAGGGGCATTGAAATTATGGAGGATGCTTGTGTTGAATGTGATTTTTTTGGGGGATCAATTGTAAAACCTGATTATTGGCCTTACTAA
- a CDS encoding methyltransferase: MGKNYFRFKQFIIKQEGAAMKVGTDGVLLGAWADLENVQTVLDVGTGSGVIALMIAQRSEANIQAVEIDESSAQQAKGNFDSSKWGDRLDVEAISFQDFAKKQTSKFDLIVSNPPYFSKSLKPNTPERTLTRHTEQLSNTDMLEGIKNLLSLDGRFCAIFPYTEGNIFIAEAANYGLFCNKKLYVKTKPNNPILRILIDFSFTKKRLDEDTISIHTSDGEYTDEYKKLTSDFYLAF, translated from the coding sequence ATGGGAAAGAATTACTTTCGGTTTAAGCAATTTATTATAAAGCAAGAGGGTGCTGCAATGAAAGTGGGCACCGATGGCGTTCTGCTTGGAGCATGGGCAGATTTAGAGAATGTCCAAACCGTTTTAGATGTTGGAACTGGCTCTGGGGTAATTGCTTTGATGATTGCCCAACGCAGCGAAGCCAACATTCAAGCCGTTGAAATTGATGAATCATCAGCACAACAAGCTAAGGGTAATTTTGATTCATCTAAATGGGGTGATAGGTTGGATGTGGAAGCCATTTCTTTTCAAGATTTCGCTAAAAAACAGACGTCAAAGTTTGATTTAATTGTATCGAATCCGCCATATTTCAGCAAATCGCTTAAGCCCAATACTCCTGAAAGAACTCTCACTCGGCATACCGAGCAACTTTCAAATACAGATATGCTCGAAGGCATTAAAAATCTACTTTCACTAGATGGAAGATTTTGTGCGATCTTTCCATATACCGAGGGTAATATTTTTATAGCAGAGGCTGCAAACTACGGGCTTTTTTGTAACAAAAAACTATACGTTAAAACAAAGCCTAATAACCCAATTCTTAGGATACTAATTGACTTTTCGTTTACTAAAAAAAGGTTGGATGAGGATACTATATCAATTCACACTTCGGATGGGGAATATACTGATGAGTATAAGAAGTTAACTTCAGATTTTTATCTAGCATTCTAA
- a CDS encoding TIGR02757 family protein, producing MKSSLDKYQLKEFLEEKYKQYAVPSFVNDDPSQFPHRFSKKEDIEIAGILAATISWGNRKMIVGNMDRLMQKMGDSPYEFVVNYSKRNDHLLDKFVHRTFNGVDCIHYIKSLKHIYTLKGGLQKVFSDGYQSEQNIKGAIKEFRKQFVDCETPAHTLVHVANVEKGSACKRINMFLRWMVRPSSEGIDLGIWNNIPASALMMPLDVHSGRVSRALGLLNRKQSDWKAVEELTSFLRELDPNDPVKFDYALFGLGVYEKFGQ from the coding sequence ATGAAATCTTCTTTAGATAAATATCAGCTTAAAGAATTTCTTGAGGAGAAGTACAAGCAATACGCAGTTCCTAGTTTTGTAAACGACGATCCATCCCAATTCCCCCATCGATTCTCAAAAAAGGAAGATATTGAAATTGCAGGAATACTTGCGGCTACCATTTCGTGGGGAAATAGGAAGATGATAGTTGGTAATATGGATCGGTTAATGCAAAAGATGGGTGATTCGCCTTATGAATTTGTAGTTAATTATAGTAAACGGAATGATCATCTTCTGGATAAATTTGTACACAGAACCTTTAATGGAGTGGATTGTATCCATTACATCAAGAGTTTAAAGCATATTTACACCTTAAAAGGGGGATTACAAAAGGTGTTTTCCGATGGTTATCAATCCGAGCAAAATATTAAGGGTGCAATAAAAGAATTTAGGAAACAATTCGTTGACTGTGAAACTCCAGCGCATACCTTGGTTCATGTTGCTAATGTTGAAAAAGGTTCTGCATGTAAGCGAATCAATATGTTTCTGCGTTGGATGGTTCGCCCTTCCTCCGAAGGGATTGATTTAGGGATATGGAACAATATTCCCGCTTCAGCATTGATGATGCCTTTGGATGTTCATTCTGGAAGAGTTTCGAGAGCATTAGGATTGTTGAATCGTAAGCAAAGCGATTGGAAGGCGGTTGAGGAGTTAACCTCCTTTCTCCGTGAACTCGATCCTAATGATCCTGTTAAGTTTGATTACGCCCTTTTTGGTCTGGGGGTTTACGAAAAGTTTGGTCAATAG
- a CDS encoding ABC transporter ATP-binding protein: MIKAENIVKSFGNLTVLKGVTVEIPEKKVIAIVGPSGAGKTTLLQILGTLSHPDSGTLIINGEDVFSLKDKAIARFRNQHIGFVFQFHHLLPEFTALENVCMPALIAKVSFTEAQKKAKELLDFLGLNHRFDHKPAELSGGEQQRVAVARALINNPLVVFADEPSGNLDSQNKEDLHNLFFTLRDKMGQTFVIVTHDRDLAQMADLQLTMNDGRFV, from the coding sequence ATGATTAAGGCTGAAAATATTGTAAAATCATTTGGAAATCTTACTGTTCTTAAGGGTGTTACAGTTGAAATTCCCGAGAAAAAGGTAATTGCAATTGTTGGTCCTAGCGGTGCTGGGAAAACAACGCTACTCCAAATACTAGGGACTCTGAGTCATCCCGATTCAGGGACTCTTATCATCAATGGCGAAGATGTTTTTAGTTTGAAAGATAAGGCGATTGCACGTTTCAGAAATCAGCATATCGGTTTTGTGTTTCAGTTTCATCATCTATTGCCCGAATTTACAGCACTTGAGAATGTTTGCATGCCTGCTCTTATTGCTAAAGTAAGCTTTACAGAAGCTCAAAAGAAAGCCAAGGAATTACTCGATTTCTTAGGATTAAACCATAGATTTGACCATAAACCCGCCGAATTATCTGGCGGAGAGCAACAACGTGTTGCAGTTGCAAGGGCTTTAATAAATAATCCTTTGGTGGTTTTTGCCGATGAACCCTCGGGAAACCTCGATTCACAGAATAAGGAGGATCTGCATAATTTGTTTTTCACTTTGCGTGATAAAATGGGTCAAACCTTTGTAATTGTTACACACGATCGTGATTTAGCCCAAATGGCTGATTTGCAGCTTACCATGAATGATGGACGTTTCGTGTAA
- the glmM gene encoding phosphoglucosamine mutase, which produces MTLIKSISGIRGTIGGNVSDSLTPIDIVRFTAAYAEWLKGQNPQKKCKVAVGRDARISGEMVSNIVVGTLMGCGVDVINLGLATTPTVEMAVTGLGADGGLILTASHNPRQWNALKLLNGKGEFLNDEQGKKVLDIAEKGSYTFPEIDLIGDLVDEYSYIDEHIEKIIELNLVDCKAIEKANFKVAIDCVNSVGGIVLPRLLNALGVKDIVELYTDPTGEFPHNPEPLPEHLQDISDAMVKHKADVGFVVDPDVDRLAIVNEDGTMFGEEYTLVAVADYVLSIKKGNTVSNLSSTAALRDVTHKYGKEYYASAVGEVNVVTKMKAVNAIIGGEGNGGVILPELHYGRDSLVGIALFLSHLAKKKMKCSELRKSYPDYFISKNKIELKTGINPDNILKKLAEEFKNYPLNTEDGLRVDFEDGWVHMRKSNTEPIIRIYAESRNQEKANDLAKKMMERIMTI; this is translated from the coding sequence ATGACACTTATCAAATCAATCTCTGGAATTAGAGGAACTATTGGCGGTAATGTTTCCGACAGCCTCACCCCAATCGATATCGTAAGATTTACGGCAGCCTATGCCGAATGGCTTAAAGGGCAAAACCCACAAAAAAAATGTAAGGTGGCAGTTGGTCGCGATGCCAGAATTTCGGGCGAAATGGTAAGCAACATCGTTGTTGGTACGCTTATGGGATGTGGGGTTGATGTTATTAACCTTGGACTTGCAACAACACCTACCGTTGAAATGGCTGTTACCGGCCTTGGTGCCGATGGTGGTTTGATACTTACTGCAAGCCATAATCCCAGGCAATGGAATGCCCTAAAACTACTCAATGGCAAAGGGGAATTCCTTAACGATGAGCAGGGTAAAAAAGTACTCGATATTGCCGAGAAAGGGTCATACACCTTCCCCGAAATTGATCTGATTGGAGATTTAGTTGATGAGTACTCATATATCGATGAGCATATTGAAAAGATAATAGAACTTAATTTGGTTGATTGCAAGGCGATTGAAAAGGCAAATTTTAAAGTTGCTATCGATTGTGTAAACTCTGTTGGAGGTATAGTTCTGCCACGATTACTCAATGCGCTTGGAGTAAAGGATATTGTTGAACTTTACACTGATCCAACTGGAGAATTCCCACATAACCCCGAGCCACTGCCTGAGCATCTTCAAGATATTTCGGATGCTATGGTAAAGCATAAAGCCGATGTTGGCTTTGTTGTTGATCCCGATGTTGACCGTTTAGCAATTGTGAATGAGGATGGGACAATGTTTGGAGAGGAATATACTCTGGTTGCTGTTGCTGATTATGTACTATCCATCAAAAAGGGGAATACCGTATCGAACCTATCGAGTACAGCAGCACTGCGCGATGTTACCCATAAATATGGAAAAGAGTATTACGCTTCTGCCGTTGGTGAGGTTAATGTTGTAACCAAAATGAAGGCCGTAAATGCAATTATTGGAGGTGAAGGCAATGGTGGAGTAATTCTACCTGAGCTTCATTATGGTCGCGATTCATTGGTAGGAATTGCTTTATTCCTAAGCCATTTGGCAAAGAAGAAGATGAAATGTTCTGAGCTCAGAAAATCTTACCCCGACTATTTTATCTCCAAAAATAAGATTGAACTTAAAACAGGTATTAATCCCGATAATATTCTTAAAAAACTTGCCGAGGAGTTTAAGAATTATCCCCTAAATACAGAGGATGGGCTTAGGGTTGATTTTGAGGATGGTTGGGTTCACATGCGAAAATCGAATACCGAGCCAATTATCAGAATTTACGCCGAAAGCCGAAATCAGGAAAAGGCTAATGATTTGGCTAAGAAGATGATGGAGAGGATTATGACGATTTAG